In the genome of Bacillales bacterium, the window CGAAGATCGTGCTGGAGAGCATCTTTGAAGCAGACTTCAAAGACTGCTCCTACGGCTTTCGTCCAAAGCGAAGCGCCCACGATGCGTTGCAGAAAATCATGACGACCGTAAACAACGGGAAGATTTACTGGGTGGTCGACGTGGACATCAAAGGGTACTTCGACAACATCCCGCACGCGAAGCTAATGACCTTGGTCGAACAGCGGGTGTGTGACCGCAAGGTCCTCAAGCTGATTCGCGGGTGGCTGACGGCGGGCGTCATGAAAGATGATCAGTTTCATGAATCCGTCATCGGAAGCCCCCAAGGAGGAGTCATTTCCCCGTTGTTGGCGAACATCTACCTGAACTACCTAGATACCTTATGGGAAAAGAAGTTCTCTCATTTAGGGACCATCGTTCGTTATGCCGATGATCTAGTGGTGTTGTGCCATCGGAAAGCCGAAGCGATTGAAACCATTCAAGTCTTGAAGGCCATCTTTAAGCGAATGGAGTTGACCCTCAACACCGAGAAAAGCAAACTGGCGAACATCTGGGAAGACGACCAAGGTTTCGACTTTCTCGGCCATCATCTCCGTCGCTTGCCGGTGATGCGAAAAGGGGGAAAACGCGCCCGCATTCTCCGATGCTTTCCGTCGAAGAAAGCGATGAAGAAGATGCGTGCCAAAGTAAAAGAAGCAACGGCATCTCGCACGTTACTCCTCAAACCGATCAACGATCTGATAGAAGTGCTCAATCCGAAAATACAAGGATGGAGAAACTTTTACGCCAAAGTGGATCCGGGAGTAGCCAATCAATTTTTAACAAAGATTGATTGGTACATCCAAAGAAGGCTACTGATCTTTTGGCGGAAGAAACATAAGAAGCGTAAGCGAGGGCAAGTGAACTTCTACGAAATGCTCGCGCGAGCGGGACTGAAATCGGCAACGACTTGGCAGAGTACGTACGGCACAAGGTGAAGAACATCGGAAAGCCGTATGCGGGAAAACCGCACGTACGGTTTGATGAGGAGGGGCTGGAAACCCCAGCCCTTTACTCTACTCAGTGCAAAGAAAAATTTTAAGAAATGCACGGGAAATCGAACCTTTGCTGCGGGCAACGGCGACGGTCGAGATTGATACGTCATGCGCTATTGATCAAGTCGTGCAAATGATTGAGAATCTCGGTTCGAAATTGACCAAAAAAATGGAGGAATGAAATGAAACCGCGAATCACTGTATTGACGCTCGGCGTTGCCGATTTGGAAGCTTCATTGGTATTTTACCGGGACGGGCTTGGACTGGCGACGTGTGGCATCATCGGTCAGGAATTTGAGCATGGCGCCGTTGCCTTTTTCGATTTGCAGGCGGGCGTGAAGCTGGCGATTTGGGAAAGGAAAAACATCGCTCATGATACGGGGCTTCCCGAGACGCCGCCAAGTCCAACTGAATTTACAATTGGTCATAATGTTGGAAGCAAAGAAGAAGTGGATGAAGTGATGGCAGAAGCACGAAAAGCCGGGGCGAAAATCACCGTTGAGGCGCACGACACGTTTTGGGGAGGCTATGCTGGTTACTTTCAAGACCTTGACGGCCACCTTTGGGAGATCGTATGGAATCCGGATTGGGTGTTGGATGGAGAATGATCCCGGTATCGATTGAAATTTTGTGATCGAGCGAATGCAGGACTTCGCACGGTTATAAAATTGATGCAAGACGGACGCGGAGAAAACATGGAATGCTCCTTACGTTAATACCGATTGATGGAGGTTAAAAATGCGAAAGATCGTCGTGTTTAATTCCGTTTCTGTTGATGGTTATTTTGCGGGACCTCACGGAGAAATCGATTGGTTGATGCACGAAAGAAGCAGGCTCGACTTGCTGGAGTCGCGGACCTTCTCGTCGGGGATCGTGTTGCTTCACTATCAAGTTCCGGGTACATGACGGAAGCGGCACGGCGGAAAATGACAGATTGCGTGCTTCGTTCGACTTTTATTAAGATGTGAATCTTCGAATTTTTGATAGGTTTAAAGGATTAAGAAAGGACTTATTCATGAAACCAAAAATTACGGTAATCGGGAGTATAAATGTAGATCTCATTACGAAAGTGAATCAGTGGCCGAAGCCGGGAGAAACGATGACCGCCGATGCTTTCCTGCAAATGCATGGCGGGAAAGGCGGCAACCAAGCAGTAGCGTCGGCCAGACTTGGAGCGGACGCAGTTATGCTCGGTTGTGTGGGGGAAGATTCGTTTGGACAAGAAGCTGTCGACCATCTGAAAAATGAGAACGTCCGTGTAGACCATGTGGGGCGCATTCCGGGTGCTCATACCGGTTTGGCTTTCATTACGCTTGCTGAAAATGACAATCAAATTATTGTTGCGCCGGGAGCGAATTACGCATGTACGCCAGACTGGATTGTAAACCATGAAGAGGTGATTGCCGAAAGCGATGTCATCTTAATGCAAATGGAAATTCCGCTTCCGACGGTTGCCAAAGCGGCCGAAATCGCAAGAAAGCATGGTGTGAAAGTCATTTTAAATCCCGCTCCGTTTCAATTGATCGACAAAACCTTGTTGGCCCTCGTAGACGTTCTTACGCCGAATGAGCATGAGTATGCTCAGTTGAAACCTTCACTTAGTGACTTTACTGGGGATTTGATTGTGACGCGCGGCGACAAAGGCGTGGCATTCATAAAAAACGATCAGGAAATAGTGAAGCCCGGTTATCAAGTTGAAGTTGTCGATACGACAGGGGCAGGAGACACCTTCAATGGGGCACTGGCAGCCAAGTGGGCGGAAACCGGGTCATTGGAAGCCGCCATTGATTTCGCGATTGTCGCCAGTGCGCTATCCGTCACAAAATCCGGTGCGCAAGGAGGAATGCCGACATTGAAAGACATACATGCATTCACAGAAACAAGAAGAACGCGAGAATGAGTGCTCGTGATTCCGTAATATCAGACTCTGGTCGCAGTTGAACTCCTCCCAGAACCGGTTTGCCAAGCAGGCCGGTTCTTTTATAGTTAGGGAAAGGGGGGACGATGATGATCATCGGTATCGTCTTTGGCACGTTGTTCGTCATCTCGGCTGTCACGCTGGGCATCACTTGGCTCGGGAAAAAGTTAAGCGGCAAACTGAGCGTAAAGCGAAAGCGTTGGTGGGTGTTTGGCCATCTTGCAGCGGTCATCGTCTATTTTTGCGGCGTGGGCGGATCGCTGACGCTCGCGTTGCTGGTAAATTTTTTATCCGATGAGGCATTGATCTATGCAGCTCATTATTTGATTCAATATTTCGATTGGTTTTTGATCATTCCAGGTGCGTTCGGGTCGCTTATCACGGGTATATGGTTGTCGGTGCGGTCGAATTGGGGTGGCCTGACGCGGTATCATTGGATTTTTGTAAAATGGCTCGGGAACATCGCGGCGATTCTTTTCGGCAGCATTTTCATTCGGGAATGGATTCACAAAAGCATTCAGTATGCCATGGAACATCCGAAAGAGAACCCAGCTTTTTGGGTGAACCACGACTTGTTGCTCGCTGTGACAGCGGCAATGTTTGCCCTTCTCTTGTTTTTGACGGGCATTTCGGTCTTCAAACCGTGGGGAACGCGGCGCCGCTTTCGATCAGTAAAATAATCGGGCTCAGCGCAACCCTGAATCGACCGGGCGAACTTTCACAGGGGTACCGTCGACGGGCTTTAATTTACAGATAAAACCTTTTACGTTGCTTTGCCGGGATAGGATCCGCCTGAAGCTGGATTTATAGGGGGCTTTCATGACAAGCATCGGCGTTTTTGTCGCCGTTATCGATGAAGACATTTTATGTGTGAAAATCAACTAAGGCCACAGTTTTTACGGAGGGATGACCATGACACGAATTACGTTTGTCAGGCACGGAAGTACTTATTGGAACGAAGAAGGACGCGCGCAAGGACACAGCAACAGTTCGTTAAACGAAGCGGGCAAGCAGCAAGCGAAGCAGCTGGCTGAAAGATTCCGCGGGGAACAATGGGATGCGGTCTATGCAAGCGATTTGTTGCGGACGAGGCAAACCGCAGAAATTTAACAAAACGAATTAGGATTTTCGGATCTAAAATTTGATGAGCGGTTGCGCGAAATGAGAGGCGGCTTAATTGAAGGCACAACGGAAGCTGAACGCATTGAAAAGTGGGGAGAAGGGTGGCGGGAACGCGATTTAGGCTTGGAAACGCGTGAAGAAGGAGCTTCACGAGGGAAGGCGTTCATCGATCAAATCGTCCATGACCCAGCCGACAACGTTTTGGTTGTCAGCCACGGTGCGATTCTCCGGCATCTTTTAAAAGCGCTCGTTCCTGATCTTGACGTAGAAGAGCGGCTCGACAATACAGCCGTTTCTGTACTCCATTACGAGAATGGGACTTTTACCTGCGAGCGGTATAACTGTACGAAGCATTTGCAATCGCAAGACTGAGAGGTCATGGCCTTTAAGTTCAGAATCATTGTTTCAGGTGACAGCCTGGATCGAAAGACGGCGAAAGCGTGTCGACGAATACAAAAATGCGATTGCTGTATACACAACCGCTCAACCGACTGCGTTTTGGAGCCGCTGCGATTTAAGCTTCGAAATCGTCTCGCAGGTAAGCGGCGTGTTATGGCAAGGAAAAAAGACACGGGACGATGAAGTGTTGTATTGGCGGTTTGAGGATTGAATCACATGCCGAACCACGTCGAAGACACAGCGGAAAGGAATATAATGGCAAATAGGGCAATTGGCATCATTTGTACATGTTTTGCTCCAATCGTGCCGGCTTTTGCTCCAATCGAAGCGGTTTTGGCGCAAAAGAACGCTAGTTTCGCTCCAATCAACCCCATTTTCGCTCCAATCAACGCTTGAATCTGTGGATAACTCATTTCCGAACCTCTCAAACCGTGTTTTCGCTAAGCGGTTTCTGTGAAAATCGAACGAAAAAGCAAAAAGTCTCCGTAAATGACACGCATCCGGGATAGAAATCGTGTCATCGAGGCGTGATATGGACCCCGTGGACACGATCTGGCGATGCATCAACCGAAAACGATAGCCGCCAAGAACTTGGTTGTTTTGTTTTGCTCCAATCGTGCCGGTTTTTGCTCCAATCGAAGTGGTTTTGGCGCAAAAGAACGCTAGTTTTGCTCCAATCAACCTCATTTTTGCTCCAATCATCGCTTGAATCTGTGGATAACTCATTTCCGAACCTCACCTGACGTGCTCAACCAAGCGGAATCAGCGAAAATCGAACGAAAAAAGCAGAAAATCTCGTCAAAAGACACGCATCCGGGATAGAAATTGTGTCATCGAGGTGTGATATGGACCCCGTGGACACGATCCGACGTTGCACCAACCGAAAACGATAGCCGCCAATGACTTGGCGCCAGCGAGGCATTGTTTGTTGACGTCGTTGACGCTTTCATTTTTTTTGCCGGCGCTTTGCTCGTGACCGGCGATCCGGCAAGCGGGAACGCGTACCGTCGGTCGCAAAAGAGACGCATGGTGAAAAAGTTCGCGTGGATCGCGGCAGCAAGCGGGGCAATGTCAAAAGGCGGTCATTTCGGCTTGCTGTACAAGGGCACTCCGCCTTCTTCCGGATAATGCAAAAAGCCGCTCCGTTGTATAGGAGCGGCCGAAGGGGCTTATTATAGCAGCCGAACGATGTCTTGCACGAGCGGGGAGCGTTCGACCCGGGAGAAATGCAGGTGGGCGGCTAAAGCGCTCGTTTTCATCCGTTCAACCGCGTAGACGAGCCCGTTCGATTGCGGTGTCAAAAAGGGGTGGTCGATTTGATTGTCGGTCGGATCGCCGATGAGGACGATTTTCGAGTTGCGGCCGACCCGTGTTAAGATCGCTTTCATTTCGTGCGGGGTCAAGTTTTGCGCTTCGTCAACGATGATGAATTGGTTTTCCCACGTTCGGCCGCGGACGTAAGTCAAGGCTTCGATTTCGACGCGTCCTTTGTCGGTGAACCGTTCGAGCAAATCTTTCGAAGAAGCAAATTCGCCTTCTTTTAAATATAACGTCTTTAAGTTGTCGACAAACGGGGAAATCCACGGGCGCATTTTTTCTTCTTTTTCTCCAGGAAGGGCGCCGATGTCTTTGCCCATCCCGACCATCGGCCGTGTGATCAGCATGGAATGAAACTTCCCGAGACGAACGAAGTGGTCACCGACGGTCATGGCCAGCAACGTTTTTCCGGTGCCGGCGTCTCCGGAGATGGTCACCATCGGAATTTGCGGATCCACGAGCATCGAAAAAGCGAGATGCTGATCGCGGCTGCGCGGTTTGATTTTCATTTCAGGAAGCGGTTCGGATAGAAGCAGGTGTTGTTTCTTAACGATGGCTAGCGCCGTTTGCTTAGGATTGAGGGCAGAAGTCAGCTGAACGAATTGATTTTCGTAGAGGTCCGTTTCCGTCGGCACGGAAGCGAGCGGGAGTTTTTGATTGAGATAAAAGGTTTCGATCAAGTCGGCGTCGACGACGAGTTCACAAAAACCCGTGTACAGTTCGTGGACGCGATCGTTCGTGTAGTCTTCGACGTGGATATCCCGCTTCATGGCGCGAATGCGCAGCGGGCGGTCTTTCGTGACGAGAATGGCTTTTTCATGGGCAGCCACCCATTTCAACAAGTAATGATCGGCATATACTTTTGCATCTTCTTCGTGGTCATGGAGAATGAGGCGGCCGTCCTGCTTTGGCAGCCGGATGACGGTCCATGTATGGCCGTCGTCTTCTTTCACTTTGTCGTAGTTGCCTTCGCTGATCAAGCGTTCCAAACGCTGAAACACGAGATTGCATGCCCACCCCACGCCGTTGCCCCGGCTTTTTAGTTTGTCCAGTTCTTCATAAACCGGCGCCAGTACAACGACGTCGTGCTCTTCAAAGCGAAAAATGCTGTCTGGATCGTGAATGAGCACATTCGTATCCAGAACAAATGTCTTCACGGGTTTGTTCGGCAACTGTTTCAGGGTGCATCGTTCCCTTCTGCAATGGATTGGTGCGATTATACTTAAATTATATCGAAATTTGCATAATATTCAACAAATTTTTCGTTGAGGAATCGTTACGGTGAAACAGTGTAAAACGAAGCGGAAGTAACAAAATTTTGCTTTTTCAGTGGCTGCCGTCAATCGTTGCCGCGTCGTCATTCCTGGAACAATTTTATAAAAATTTCTTGACGTCCAACGGAGAAATCAAATCGGTATCTTCCGGCACATAACCCATTTGTCGGCTCATGGATACAATCTGGCCTTTATGGTGAAATTCATGCGTCATCGTGTGCGTCAACAGCCAAAGCGGAGTCAGTTCTTCGACTTCGTCGTTTTCCTCAATTTTTCTCGGAAGGATCGTGTCCCATTTTCCCTCATATCTACGAAGAAATTGCTCAACGAGCCCATCAACGCGGTCAAACACTGTTCGCATTTCCTGAACTTGGCTGACGGAATCGGGAGCGACAAACTGAGGTTCTTCATTCAACCCCTCCGAACGCAGCCAGCCTTCATAGCAGTTGGCGACGTGAACATGCAAATAACGAATGGACCAACCGCCAAATCCTTCATGCTCTTTTAAGTAATCTTCCAACGTCAACGTTTCACAATAACGGAACAGACTTTGCCGCGTCACCTTAATCCAATCGTATTGCTTGGCCATCACATCCATGTTCATTTCTCCTCCGAATTTTCTGCAATTATTTCAAAAAAAGTGATTAAATTATTGTCGGGATCGGTCACGCCGAATTCGCGCTCGCCCCACCACTGATTACGAATGTGGGCGTTCGGGTGCAGGATGCCTTGAGGTTTCATGCGTTCGTACCATTCGTTAATGCCGCACACTTCGATTCGGCAGCTCGCCGTACCCGCGATGTACGATTCGGCACCCGAGACAACAGGAGCCGCATGTTCTCGCTTGCGCCAGCTTTCGTCGCCGGCCAGCCAGAGGTGGAGGTGCACGGTGTTACATGCCAATACCGCGAATCCCTCTTCTTGGAAGACAACAGTGAATCCGAGTTGATTTTTATAAAATTTGACGCTCTCCTTCATGTGCTTCACCGGCAATGCCGGAATCGCTCGCTTCATGTGCATCGTTATTCCCCTCTTTTTTATTGAGTGTAGCATAGTTTGATCTTCATGAGGCGGAATTACGGGTTTCGCTCGAACTTCTTTCGGAAAAACCACTTGTAAAATATTCTCGACAAAAGAAAGGTCACAAGAAGCGAAACCCACGTGCATAACCAGTTCCACTGGATGTAATGGATTAAGTTCGTATGTTGTTCCAGCCATACTTCAGCCAAAGTCATCCAAGTAGAGAAGAATACGTACCAGCCGATTTTATGAAAAACCGATCGGTTCTCTGGAAACCTTAACACGAAGATGACGCACATCGCCGGATAGATGAAATATTCGAAAGAAAAGCTCGATGCCGTTGCGTATTTGAATAGGCGGACGGGATACTCGATCAAATCAAATTCGACGACGATCAAGCCAAGCATCCATGTCATCAATTGCTTAAAGAAAAAGACGACCAACGCCTCACGAACTTCACTTTTGTGAGTGAGAAGAACGGCCGCGAGAATGGACAAAATACTCGTGGCGATAAGGATGATCCAATCTGAAGGCATGCCGATGCTCCTTTGTCTTAATTGCTATTAGGTTTGCCGAAAAACGCTCGCAACAACCGGAAGTTTAGGGTTCTTTTTCGATTCAAATTTACAACTTAACGATGGAGAATGTTGGACTTGTCTCTTTGGAAATGAAGAATGGAATATCGCAAATCGTTGAGGCAAAAGCAGGCTCGTCCCAACATTCAAGCGAAGCCGTGCTTTTCGAATGGCTTGAAGGGATGCATGACCAAGTGCTGATTGGTTTTGAATCGCTTGGCCGTTCGACTTTTGCATCACAGTTGGTTGCCCGCTCGGCGGATGACGGACTGCGAAGTGTATCCCGCGGCATGGCTGCTTTCGGAAGGGTTGTCAGACAAATTTTATAAAAAAAACAAAGAACCCCGCGAGCAAATCGTCCAGCATTTGGAGAAACGGATCGGTTTCGCTGCGGGATTGAAAGCATCGCTTGTCGCTTCGGACCATGTGCTCGATGCCGCGCTCTGTTGCTTGGCGGGCGTTGATTTTCTTGATGGAAAATGTTGTCCGCCGCCGCCGGATAGCGATGAACGCACGCTACGTAAGGAAGGTTGGATTTGGGTGAAGCAACGTCTTTAAGTGACGAATCGAGCGCCGGACGTCTTCGGTCATCGTTCGCTTCGGCTGCATCGATTGCGGATGCCATAATTCGAGCGAAAGCCAGCCTTCGTAAGCATTAAGCTCGGGCAGCGCCATGAGCGCAGCGATGTCGATTTCGCCTTCCAGCAAGTCCTCGGTCGGCGTCACGCCGACCTGGTTGCGGAAATGGAAGGCGAAAATGCGGTCCGCATGGGCGCGAGCCCATGCGAGCGGATCGCAGCCGGCGGCATGCGCCCAGCCGATGTCGACGCACAAGCCGACCTGAGGGTCGGCGTAGGCGGTGACAGAGCGCAAGTCGCCTTGCGCGTTAGCGCGGTCTGCGGCGTGGTTATGCATGCACAGCCGCAAACCGTAAGGTTTGAGGATTTCGGCGATGCGCGAGAGGTTCTCGCCTTGCTGCATGAGCTCGCTTTCTGTTTTCGCGGCGGGCTGCTTCCAATCGAGCGGATCGGCGTTGATGAGGAAGTCGCTGCCGCCGGCAGCGGCGAGGCGTTCGGCGAACGGCCGCACGTTCCGGTCGGCGTCGATAGACGCGAACGGAACGTGCAGCGGGAGGCCGACGTAGGTCGCGGACACGCGCAGGCCGTGGGAGCGAGCGAGAGCGAGCTTGTCAGAGGAGGCGTCGATTTCGACAGCGTCGAGGCTGGCTTCCGCGCATGCGCGGAAGATGGCATCCCAGTCGGGCGCTTTGCCGTCCCGCTTCCAGCGTTCCGTCCAGCCGTACATGTTCGTGGAATAGCCGAGAATGTTCATCGAACCGCTCCTTCAGCGAAAGTAATTGTCTGCTTTTCGCAGGTTTTTTCCGCGTCATACAAAGCACGAATCACCTCAAACAGCTTCAGCGCTTTCTCATTGATGTTCGCTTCGGCGGTGATGCCGTGAATTTTATTGTAAAAATGCAGCATCGGGTTATCCATGATCGTAAATTCGCTTTTCGGCCCGGTGTCGAGTTCCTCGACGACCAGCTTGCCGTCCTCGTCGTACCTCCGAAACACCGGCTGGCGCGAATCGAACGGCGTCCAGCTCACCGACCCTTTCGTTCCTTCGATTTCAGCCCGCACATAACCTTCCCCGTGCGCGCACGTCGCGCGCTCGTAATGCACATGCACCGGCTTCGTCTCCCGATAGAACGTCATCACCGCCCCGACATGCGTCTCCACGTCAAACGGCGTATCCTGCGGATCCGCCGCCGTGACCGGCTTCGCCGTCCACGCCGCGTTCACTTCGACTCGCTCCGGCCGGAGCATGTCGTCGAGCGTCGCGAAGTCGTACGGCCCCCAGTCCATCAGCACGCCGCCGCCGCTTTTCGCCGAATCGAGGAACCAGCGGCTTTCCGGCTGATATTCGATCCCCGCGCGGCTGCGCTCCCACTTGTTCACGAACGTCACATGATACACGTCGCCTAACGCGCCGGACGCTATGACCCGTTTCACCGTTTCCATATGGCGCATGCCTTTGAAGCGCACGCTGCAGCAGCCGAGCCACCGCCCGGCGGCTTCCGCCGCCCGCACCATCTCCTTCGCTTCGCTCACATTCATCGCCAGCGGCTTCTCGCACAGCACGTGGCGCCCGCTGGCGAACCCAAGCTTCGCCGCCGCCGCGTGCGCCGCCGGCGGCGTCGCCGCGATGACTACGTCATCTTCGCGTGCGGCTTCCGCCGCCAACATCGCTTCCGCGTCACTGAACGGCTTCGCCTCCGGGAACCGCTCCGCGAATTTTTTCAACGCCGCTTTATTTATGTCTGCGACTCGCAGCTCGACCGGCTCCGGCAGTTTTCTACACGCTTCCGCGTGCGTATGGCCGATCACGCCGGCCCCAATGATGTACACCCGCATCGTCGTCACCTCGATTTTTTACCCATCCTATCACGTTCGCCAAGTCACGGCTCTTCATTTTGTTGCAGGAACTCCTCATTCCGTCCGCGAAAACTATACGTATACTTTTTCTGGGAGGCAATCGGTTTGTACGTCGAGCATTTACATTTGCGGCGATCCTTTGCGTTTTTCCGAAGCGTCGGCTCACACGAACCACACGATTTGCATGTGCACGATTGCCTTGAAGTCGGTGTGTTGCTGAAAAATACGCTTATGTATCGCTTTGGGGACAAGACGTATCGCGGGGAGCCGGGGGACGTGTTTCTTTGCCGGCCGTTTGAGCCGCATTGGAGTTACGCTGAACCCAATCGGCCGTTTGAATCGATCATTCTGCTGTTTACGCCGGG includes:
- the ltrA gene encoding group II intron reverse transcriptase/maturase; the protein is KIVLESIFEADFKDCSYGFRPKRSAHDALQKIMTTVNNGKIYWVVDVDIKGYFDNIPHAKLMTLVEQRVCDRKVLKLIRGWLTAGVMKDDQFHESVIGSPQGGVISPLLANIYLNYLDTLWEKKFSHLGTIVRYADDLVVLCHRKAEAIETIQVLKAIFKRMELTLNTEKSKLANIWEDDQGFDFLGHHLRRLPVMRKGGKRARILRCFPSKKAMKKMRAKVKEATASRTLLLKPINDLIEVLNPKIQGWRNFYAKVDPGVANQFLTKIDWYIQRRLLIFWRKKHKKRKRGQVNFYEMLARAGLKSATTWQSTYGTR
- a CDS encoding VOC family protein; this translates as MKPRITVLTLGVADLEASLVFYRDGLGLATCGIIGQEFEHGAVAFFDLQAGVKLAIWERKNIAHDTGLPETPPSPTEFTIGHNVGSKEEVDEVMAEARKAGAKITVEAHDTFWGGYAGYFQDLDGHLWEIVWNPDWVLDGE
- the rbsK gene encoding ribokinase, with product MKPKITVIGSINVDLITKVNQWPKPGETMTADAFLQMHGGKGGNQAVASARLGADAVMLGCVGEDSFGQEAVDHLKNENVRVDHVGRIPGAHTGLAFITLAENDNQIIVAPGANYACTPDWIVNHEEVIAESDVILMQMEIPLPTVAKAAEIARKHGVKVILNPAPFQLIDKTLLALVDVLTPNEHEYAQLKPSLSDFTGDLIVTRGDKGVAFIKNDQEIVKPGYQVEVVDTTGAGDTFNGALAAKWAETGSLEAAIDFAIVASALSVTKSGAQGGMPTLKDIHAFTETRRTRE
- a CDS encoding DUF2269 domain-containing protein; its protein translation is MIIGIVFGTLFVISAVTLGITWLGKKLSGKLSVKRKRWWVFGHLAAVIVYFCGVGGSLTLALLVNFLSDEALIYAAHYLIQYFDWFLIIPGAFGSLITGIWLSVRSNWGGLTRYHWIFVKWLGNIAAILFGSIFIREWIHKSIQYAMEHPKENPAFWVNHDLLLAVTAAMFALLLFLTGISVFKPWGTRRRFRSVK
- a CDS encoding PhoH family protein yields the protein MKTFVLDTNVLIHDPDSIFRFEEHDVVVLAPVYEELDKLKSRGNGVGWACNLVFQRLERLISEGNYDKVKEDDGHTWTVIRLPKQDGRLILHDHEEDAKVYADHYLLKWVAAHEKAILVTKDRPLRIRAMKRDIHVEDYTNDRVHELYTGFCELVVDADLIETFYLNQKLPLASVPTETDLYENQFVQLTSALNPKQTALAIVKKQHLLLSEPLPEMKIKPRSRDQHLAFSMLVDPQIPMVTISGDAGTGKTLLAMTVGDHFVRLGKFHSMLITRPMVGMGKDIGALPGEKEEKMRPWISPFVDNLKTLYLKEGEFASSKDLLERFTDKGRVEIEALTYVRGRTWENQFIIVDEAQNLTPHEMKAILTRVGRNSKIVLIGDPTDNQIDHPFLTPQSNGLVYAVERMKTSALAAHLHFSRVERSPLVQDIVRLL
- a CDS encoding DinB family protein: MDVMAKQYDWIKVTRQSLFRYCETLTLEDYLKEHEGFGGWSIRYLHVHVANCYEGWLRSEGLNEEPQFVAPDSVSQVQEMRTVFDRVDGLVEQFLRRYEGKWDTILPRKIEENDEVEELTPLWLLTHTMTHEFHHKGQIVSMSRQMGYVPEDTDLISPLDVKKFL
- a CDS encoding VOC family protein gives rise to the protein MHMKRAIPALPVKHMKESVKFYKNQLGFTVVFQEEGFAVLACNTVHLHLWLAGDESWRKREHAAPVVSGAESYIAGTASCRIEVCGINEWYERMKPQGILHPNAHIRNQWWGEREFGVTDPDNNLITFFEIIAENSEEK
- a CDS encoding CBO0543 family protein, which translates into the protein MPSDWIILIATSILSILAAVLLTHKSEVREALVVFFFKQLMTWMLGLIVVEFDLIEYPVRLFKYATASSFSFEYFIYPAMCVIFVLRFPENRSVFHKIGWYVFFSTWMTLAEVWLEQHTNLIHYIQWNWLCTWVSLLVTFLLSRIFYKWFFRKKFERNP
- a CDS encoding DUF429 domain-containing protein; amino-acid sequence: MTDCEVYPAAWLLSEGLSDKFYKKNKEPREQIVQHLEKRIGFAAGLKASLVASDHVLDAALCCLAGVDFLDGKCCPPPPDSDERTLRKEGWIWVKQRL
- a CDS encoding sugar phosphate isomerase/epimerase family protein, producing the protein MNILGYSTNMYGWTERWKRDGKAPDWDAIFRACAEASLDAVEIDASSDKLALARSHGLRVSATYVGLPLHVPFASIDADRNVRPFAERLAAAGGSDFLINADPLDWKQPAAKTESELMQQGENLSRIAEILKPYGLRLCMHNHAADRANAQGDLRSVTAYADPQVGLCVDIGWAHAAGCDPLAWARAHADRIFAFHFRNQVGVTPTEDLLEGEIDIAALMALPELNAYEGWLSLELWHPQSMQPKRTMTEDVRRSIRHLKTLLHPNPTFLT
- a CDS encoding Gfo/Idh/MocA family oxidoreductase, which encodes MRVYIIGAGVIGHTHAEACRKLPEPVELRVADINKAALKKFAERFPEAKPFSDAEAMLAAEAAREDDVVIAATPPAAHAAAAKLGFASGRHVLCEKPLAMNVSEAKEMVRAAEAAGRWLGCCSVRFKGMRHMETVKRVIASGALGDVYHVTFVNKWERSRAGIEYQPESRWFLDSAKSGGGVLMDWGPYDFATLDDMLRPERVEVNAAWTAKPVTAADPQDTPFDVETHVGAVMTFYRETKPVHVHYERATCAHGEGYVRAEIEGTKGSVSWTPFDSRQPVFRRYDEDGKLVVEELDTGPKSEFTIMDNPMLHFYNKIHGITAEANINEKALKLFEVIRALYDAEKTCEKQTITFAEGAVR